Proteins from one Burkholderia oklahomensis C6786 genomic window:
- a CDS encoding MmgE/PrpD family protein — protein sequence MSLESNITQYCDTLTYSKIDPAAIEIAKHSLIDILGVSIAGSRDAEVELLAGVIEHWGGLPEARAIGRAGRLPAPSAALLNGAAARALDFDDVADPLGTHPSVAILPPLLAVADLKADEIDHRTFVAAYVAGLDLSIRLSRARRETLLESGRYDLCKVIAATAAAGILYGLKGDRLRDALGIAYTSALGETQCMIDGAPTVFYQQGLVAANAVRAVVLASHGFTGARDFLTGRWGYYSAFEPGSAVETVDADLGKTFANVDGIAFKPFPTCRPNTSAAALALALTKGERFDATQIERVDIRTNQQIYDLVSAPVARKQAPTSVVEARFSIAYNVATVLATGDLFIGDFTDDAIRRPDVIAVSRKIHPTTDPDCERRELGTHGKIKIAIQLVDGRELSGEVSYAKGNPKNPMTFDELVAKFDKCVAYSRLPHAQANRAGIVDWIVDASNRNPKYAQFASLLHAPAAA from the coding sequence GTGAGTCTCGAATCCAACATCACGCAGTATTGCGACACCCTCACGTATTCGAAGATCGATCCCGCTGCGATCGAAATCGCGAAGCATTCGCTGATCGACATTCTCGGCGTGTCGATCGCCGGATCGCGCGACGCCGAAGTCGAGCTGCTCGCCGGCGTCATCGAGCACTGGGGGGGCCTGCCCGAAGCGCGCGCGATCGGTCGCGCGGGCCGCCTGCCCGCGCCGTCCGCCGCGCTCCTGAACGGCGCGGCCGCGCGTGCGCTCGATTTCGACGACGTCGCCGACCCGCTCGGCACGCATCCGAGTGTCGCGATTCTGCCGCCGCTGCTTGCCGTCGCGGATCTCAAGGCCGACGAAATCGATCACCGGACATTCGTCGCCGCCTACGTCGCCGGGCTCGATCTGTCGATCCGGCTGTCGCGCGCGCGCCGCGAGACGCTGCTCGAGAGCGGCCGCTACGATCTGTGCAAGGTGATCGCGGCCACCGCGGCGGCGGGCATCCTGTACGGGCTGAAGGGCGATCGTCTGCGCGATGCGCTCGGGATCGCGTACACGTCGGCGCTCGGCGAGACGCAATGCATGATCGACGGCGCGCCGACCGTGTTCTATCAGCAAGGGCTCGTCGCGGCCAACGCGGTGCGCGCGGTCGTGCTCGCGTCGCACGGCTTCACGGGCGCGCGGGACTTCCTGACGGGCCGCTGGGGCTACTATTCGGCGTTCGAGCCGGGCTCGGCAGTCGAGACGGTCGACGCCGATCTCGGCAAGACGTTCGCAAATGTCGACGGCATCGCGTTCAAGCCGTTCCCGACTTGCCGCCCGAACACGTCGGCCGCCGCGCTCGCGCTGGCGCTGACGAAGGGCGAGCGCTTCGACGCGACGCAGATCGAGCGCGTCGACATCCGGACCAATCAGCAGATCTACGATCTCGTCAGCGCGCCGGTGGCGCGCAAGCAGGCGCCGACGAGCGTCGTCGAGGCGCGCTTCAGCATCGCGTACAACGTCGCGACGGTCCTCGCCACCGGCGATCTGTTCATCGGCGACTTCACCGACGATGCGATCCGCCGCCCCGACGTGATCGCCGTGAGCCGCAAGATTCATCCGACCACCGATCCCGATTGCGAGCGCCGTGAGCTCGGCACGCACGGGAAGATCAAGATCGCGATCCAGCTCGTCGATGGGCGCGAGCTGTCCGGCGAAGTTTCGTACGCGAAAGGCAACCCGAAGAATCCGATGACGTTCGACGAACTCGTCGCGAAGTTCGACAAGTGCGTCGCCTACTCGCGCCTTCCGCACGCGCAGGCGAATCGCGCCGGCATCGTCGATTGGATCGTCGATGCGTCGAATCGGAATCCGAAGTACGCGCAATTCGCGTCGCTGCTGCACGCGCCCGCCGCGGCCTGA
- a CDS encoding acetyl-CoA carboxylase biotin carboxyl carrier protein subunit — translation MSIPLLRTTYTGALSDAPEDEPPVRIDVQTLEPDVYRATFGDGHTLLLRLISRESLPDGVVRLVAEADGAHHDVLLTPAARGGMTLDYAGIHRAIGTRGARRGSNGTRRGGGRAAHAAITAPMPARIAEILVAESDVVDEGAPVVRIEAMKMLMTLTAPRRCRIETVHVAAAVNVEAGALLVSVADADPA, via the coding sequence ATGAGCATCCCCCTGCTTCGCACAACTTATACGGGCGCGTTGAGCGACGCGCCGGAAGACGAACCGCCCGTGCGGATCGACGTCCAGACCCTCGAGCCCGACGTCTATCGCGCGACGTTCGGCGACGGTCATACGCTGCTGCTTCGCCTGATATCCCGCGAATCGCTGCCGGACGGCGTCGTCAGGCTCGTCGCCGAAGCGGACGGCGCGCATCATGACGTGCTGCTGACGCCCGCCGCGCGCGGCGGCATGACGCTCGACTACGCCGGCATTCATCGGGCGATCGGGACGCGCGGTGCGCGGCGCGGCTCGAACGGAACGCGGCGCGGAGGCGGCCGCGCCGCGCACGCGGCGATCACCGCGCCGATGCCCGCGCGCATCGCCGAAATCCTGGTCGCCGAATCGGACGTCGTCGACGAAGGCGCGCCCGTCGTCCGCATCGAGGCGATGAAGATGCTGATGACGCTGACTGCGCCGCGCCGCTGCCGAATCGAGACCGTGCACGTCGCGGCGGCGGTGAACGTCGAGGCCGGCGCGTTGCTCGTCAGCGTGGCGGACGCCGATCCCGCCTGA
- a CDS encoding acetyl-CoA carboxylase biotin carboxylase subunit → MSIKRVLLCCRGEIALRFVRTCRLLDIETIAIYTDDDRNAGFVLAADSSFHIDAWNPATMIDTVVSIAQAVRADAVAPGYGPLAENAEFAAACAALRLVFVGPHAEAIRRTGDKIEARAAAQRAAVPVVPGATVPSDAQAAAAAAEIGFPILIKAALGGGGRGIRVVERAEQFESALAEVRHEAKLAFGSDEIYLERFLGERIRHIEVQVLGDRHGNLLHLGTRECSVQRRRQKIVEEAPAPALSDALRERLHESALAVAREVGYDSAGTVEFLVEGDERFYFIEMNARIQVEHPVSEAVTGVDIVEQMLRAAAGEPLGLSQDDVRFRGSAIEFRVCAEDAHADFLPTGGAVSHYRVPEGPGVRIDSGVHAGARQSTRFDSLCLKLIVDGATREIALRRARDALSELVIAGFSTNLPFHRWLIDHPPFGLGRYDLSVTRDFPFAHGVPDGTARVLHALAALAAHVGEPTLAPRASEPTDRASVPSAWVIRNDRRSWLS, encoded by the coding sequence ATGAGCATCAAGCGCGTGCTGCTGTGCTGCCGCGGCGAAATCGCGCTGCGCTTCGTCCGCACCTGCCGGCTGCTCGACATCGAGACCATCGCGATCTACACCGACGACGATCGCAATGCCGGCTTCGTGCTCGCGGCCGATTCGTCGTTTCACATCGACGCGTGGAATCCGGCGACGATGATCGACACGGTCGTCTCGATCGCGCAGGCGGTGCGCGCGGACGCGGTCGCGCCGGGCTATGGGCCGCTTGCAGAAAACGCGGAATTCGCGGCCGCGTGCGCGGCTCTGCGGCTCGTCTTCGTCGGGCCGCACGCCGAGGCGATCCGCCGCACCGGCGACAAGATCGAGGCGCGCGCCGCCGCGCAGCGGGCGGCGGTGCCTGTCGTGCCGGGCGCGACCGTGCCGAGCGACGCGCAAGCGGCCGCCGCCGCGGCCGAGATCGGCTTTCCGATCCTCATCAAGGCCGCGCTCGGCGGCGGCGGCCGCGGAATCCGCGTCGTCGAGCGCGCCGAGCAGTTCGAGTCGGCGCTCGCCGAGGTTCGCCACGAGGCCAAGCTCGCGTTCGGCAGCGACGAAATCTACCTGGAGCGCTTCCTCGGCGAGCGGATCCGCCATATCGAAGTGCAGGTGCTCGGCGACCGGCACGGCAATCTGCTGCATCTCGGCACGCGCGAATGCAGCGTGCAGCGCCGGCGGCAGAAGATCGTCGAGGAGGCGCCCGCCCCCGCGCTGTCGGACGCGCTGCGCGAGCGGCTGCACGAGTCCGCGCTCGCCGTCGCGCGCGAGGTCGGCTACGACAGCGCGGGCACCGTCGAATTTCTCGTCGAGGGCGACGAGCGCTTCTACTTCATCGAGATGAACGCGCGGATCCAGGTCGAGCATCCGGTCAGCGAGGCCGTCACCGGCGTCGACATCGTCGAGCAGATGCTGCGCGCCGCGGCGGGCGAGCCGCTCGGGCTGTCGCAGGACGACGTGCGCTTTCGCGGCTCCGCGATCGAGTTCCGCGTATGCGCAGAGGACGCGCATGCGGACTTCCTGCCGACGGGCGGCGCGGTCTCGCACTACCGGGTGCCCGAAGGGCCGGGCGTACGCATCGACTCGGGCGTCCACGCCGGCGCACGGCAATCGACGCGTTTCGACAGCCTGTGCCTGAAGCTGATTGTCGACGGCGCGACGCGCGAGATCGCGCTGCGCCGCGCGCGGGATGCGTTGAGCGAACTCGTGATCGCGGGCTTCAGCACGAACCTGCCGTTCCATCGCTGGCTGATCGATCATCCGCCCTTCGGGCTCGGGCGCTACGACCTCTCGGTGACGCGCGATTTCCCGTTCGCGCACGGCGTGCCGGACGGCACGGCGCGCGTGCTGCACGCGCTCGCGGCGCTCGCCGCGCACGTCGGCGAGCCGACGCTTGCGCCGAGAGCGAGCGAGCCGACGGACCGTGCGTCGGTTCCTTCCGCATGGGTGATCCGGAACGACCGACGCTCGTGGCTGTCGTGA
- a CDS encoding hydroxymethylglutaryl-CoA reductase translates to MGIPRDSQNDYAAAQIEARLRWVEDLTGRRYPHLGGEPVPPEAVKGTCENFTGFVGIPLGLAGPLKINGAHASGEFVVPLATTEGALVASFSRGMSLISDSGGCTTTLLDNALPDSERPAYRFLGDALTKVSAIVLRSANHASAFDAWLRVHVARIVEAANATSRHARLLEVTPLLQGDLVGLAFTYETGNAMGLNMATKANEAACRYIAEQCPQFVEGYLNTLGGDKRFVADQAKGRYVSASARIPAALVEARLRTTPARMRRFLQACNTLLAQRGATAPNIHVANALTALFIACGQDPAFVTVSFKNACTTFDVLDNGDLLAAVTLPNVIVGVVGGGTRLPAQQECLRMLGCENDARKLAEIAAAVALAGEVSVAGAVSAGEFTRAHTVLGRGIEQAARAPSELAT, encoded by the coding sequence ATGGGCATTCCGAGGGATTCGCAAAACGACTACGCCGCCGCCCAGATCGAGGCCCGCTTGCGCTGGGTCGAGGATCTGACGGGCCGGCGCTATCCGCATCTCGGCGGCGAGCCCGTCCCGCCCGAAGCCGTCAAAGGCACGTGCGAGAACTTCACCGGCTTCGTCGGCATCCCGCTCGGACTCGCGGGGCCGCTCAAGATCAACGGCGCGCATGCGAGCGGCGAATTCGTCGTGCCGCTCGCGACGACGGAAGGCGCGCTCGTCGCATCCTTTTCCCGCGGCATGAGTCTCATCTCCGACAGCGGCGGTTGCACGACGACGCTGCTCGACAACGCGCTTCCGGACAGCGAGCGGCCCGCATATCGTTTCCTCGGCGATGCGCTCACGAAGGTCTCGGCGATCGTGCTGCGTTCGGCGAACCATGCGAGCGCGTTCGACGCGTGGCTGCGCGTCCACGTCGCGCGGATCGTCGAGGCCGCGAACGCGACGAGCCGGCATGCGCGGCTGCTCGAAGTCACGCCGCTGCTGCAAGGCGATCTGGTCGGCCTCGCGTTCACGTACGAAACGGGCAACGCGATGGGCCTGAACATGGCGACGAAGGCGAACGAGGCGGCCTGCCGATACATCGCCGAGCAATGCCCGCAGTTCGTCGAGGGCTACCTGAACACGCTCGGCGGCGACAAGCGCTTCGTCGCCGACCAGGCGAAGGGCCGCTACGTGTCGGCGAGCGCGCGCATTCCGGCCGCGCTGGTCGAGGCGCGATTGCGCACGACGCCTGCGCGCATGCGGCGCTTCCTGCAGGCGTGCAACACGTTGCTCGCGCAACGCGGCGCGACCGCGCCGAACATTCACGTCGCCAACGCGCTGACCGCGCTGTTCATCGCGTGCGGCCAGGATCCGGCGTTCGTCACCGTGTCGTTCAAGAATGCGTGCACGACGTTCGACGTGCTCGACAACGGCGATCTGCTGGCGGCCGTCACGCTGCCGAACGTGATCGTCGGCGTCGTCGGCGGCGGCACGCGCCTGCCCGCGCAGCAGGAATGCCTGCGCATGCTCGGCTGCGAGAACGACGCGCGCAAGCTCGCGGAAATCGCGGCGGCCGTCGCGCTCGCCGGCGAGGTTTCGGTCGCGGGCGCCGTGAGCGCAGGCGAGTTCACGCGCGCGCACACGGTGCTCGGCCGAGGTATCGAGCAAGCGGCGCGCGCGCCGTCGGAGCTCGCGACATGA
- a CDS encoding acyl-CoA carboxylase subunit beta, with the protein MSDLSGVEERSRERQAQAAEPPVHIRRIRELLDPGSFRELDALAEHDCTWFGADRRKQPGDGIATGHGTIDQRPVLVYAHDGGFLGGSSSRVHALKIGKVLDLALRIGVPVVALNHSSGLRIHEGVDADSQFSHVFYKTVRASGVVPQVSLILGDCVGGAAYTPALTDFIVMVDQESALFLTGPAVIRRATGEEVTKEEIGGGHLHAAETGLAHFLVESGDEALAVARELLSYLPQNNASPVPPTHGPATLPRMLDGIADIVPVSKTEPFDVRQVIELLADDRAFLEVHRLYARNIVVGFARIGGQSVGIVANQSAWLAGCLDIDASEKAARFVRTCDAFGIPILTLVDVPGYLPGKQQERSNVIGAGAKLMHAYCEAVVPKVAVVLRKAYGGAYPTLANRSATDMIYAFPSAEISVMGPEAAVDVIFRKELANAPDAAEHRGRLIDEYRDAHASARYSASRTYIEGLVEPAELRNTVMSTFALLRDKIPGAPSRRHSNIQL; encoded by the coding sequence ATGAGTGATCTTTCCGGAGTAGAAGAACGTTCCCGCGAACGGCAAGCGCAAGCGGCAGAGCCGCCCGTCCACATCCGGCGGATTCGGGAACTGCTGGACCCGGGCTCGTTTCGCGAGCTCGACGCCCTCGCCGAGCACGATTGCACATGGTTCGGCGCGGATCGCCGAAAGCAGCCGGGCGACGGCATCGCGACGGGCCATGGCACGATCGACCAGCGCCCCGTTCTCGTGTACGCGCACGACGGCGGCTTTCTCGGCGGCAGCTCGAGCCGCGTCCACGCGCTGAAGATCGGCAAGGTGCTGGATCTCGCGCTGCGTATCGGCGTGCCGGTTGTCGCGCTCAATCATTCGTCGGGCCTGCGCATCCATGAAGGCGTCGACGCCGACTCTCAGTTCAGTCACGTGTTCTACAAGACGGTGCGCGCATCGGGCGTCGTGCCGCAGGTGTCGCTGATTCTCGGCGACTGTGTCGGCGGCGCGGCCTATACGCCCGCGCTCACCGATTTCATCGTGATGGTCGATCAGGAGTCCGCGCTGTTTCTGACAGGCCCCGCGGTGATTCGGCGCGCGACCGGCGAGGAAGTCACGAAGGAGGAAATCGGCGGCGGCCATCTGCACGCGGCCGAGACCGGTCTCGCGCACTTTCTCGTCGAATCCGGCGACGAGGCGCTCGCCGTCGCGCGCGAACTGCTTTCGTATCTGCCGCAGAACAACGCGTCGCCCGTTCCGCCGACGCATGGGCCGGCAACGCTGCCTCGCATGCTCGACGGCATCGCCGACATCGTTCCCGTGAGCAAGACCGAGCCGTTCGACGTGCGGCAGGTGATCGAGCTGCTCGCCGACGACCGGGCGTTCCTCGAAGTGCACCGGCTCTACGCGCGCAACATCGTGGTGGGCTTCGCGCGCATCGGCGGCCAAAGCGTCGGCATCGTCGCGAACCAGTCGGCGTGGCTTGCCGGCTGCCTCGATATCGACGCATCGGAAAAGGCCGCGCGGTTCGTTCGCACCTGCGATGCGTTCGGCATCCCGATCCTCACGCTCGTCGACGTGCCGGGCTACCTGCCCGGCAAGCAGCAGGAGCGCTCGAACGTGATCGGCGCGGGCGCGAAGCTGATGCATGCGTACTGCGAAGCGGTCGTGCCGAAGGTCGCGGTGGTCTTGCGCAAGGCGTACGGCGGCGCCTATCCGACGCTCGCGAACCGGTCCGCGACGGACATGATCTATGCGTTTCCCTCCGCGGAAATATCGGTGATGGGGCCCGAGGCCGCGGTCGACGTGATCTTCCGCAAGGAGCTTGCAAACGCGCCGGACGCGGCCGAACATCGCGGCAGGTTGATCGACGAATATCGCGACGCGCATGCGAGCGCGCGCTATTCGGCGAGCCGCACCTATATCGAGGGACTCGTCGAGCCCGCCGAGCTGCGCAACACGGTGATGTCGACCTTCGCGCTGCTTCGCGACAAGATTCCGGGCGCACCGAGCCGCCGCCATTCGAACATTCAACTATAA
- a CDS encoding MarR family transcriptional regulator: protein MWRKVADVELSKLNLSEATSTPLWLIYKLGEGLRQRTLAEHLGIEGHSLVRLLDQLEEAGLVVRRDDTSDRRAKTLYLTEAGRRVGEQVDTMVKRIKGKLLHGVAADQLALVDSVLNTIATSAEE, encoded by the coding sequence ATGTGGCGCAAGGTCGCGGACGTCGAACTTAGCAAGCTGAATCTGTCCGAAGCAACCTCCACGCCGCTGTGGCTCATCTACAAGCTCGGCGAAGGTCTGCGTCAGCGTACGCTGGCCGAGCATCTGGGCATCGAAGGCCACTCGCTCGTCCGCCTGCTCGATCAACTCGAGGAGGCCGGGCTCGTCGTGCGCCGCGACGACACGTCGGACCGCCGTGCGAAGACGCTGTATCTGACCGAAGCCGGCCGTCGAGTCGGCGAGCAGGTCGATACGATGGTCAAGCGCATCAAGGGCAAGCTGTTGCATGGCGTCGCCGCCGATCAGCTCGCGCTCGTCGATTCGGTGTTGAACACGATCGCGACTTCCGCCGAGGAATAA
- a CDS encoding EthD domain-containing protein has translation MSSTSAESQFRSPYLKTYRSYDEPLTVICSLLSRADNAPLDERRRDPNLLLNPTGELIKDPAVETSAFERNPNLAFEKWTEYWRKVHGPRFVYAQPPEANGIQHLLRYDQIHRLPAGPSSGAPLPYEPPVDRDGKLFDTVIGHIPEYRRPQWDGIAYLGFENVEGLQAVFSQPEIAAKVLPEDQAIFRELCPVLARQHIIVPSETQRESFLLIKVARRHASLSRADFHDAWLNQYAKQVLAQPATSRYVKRYVQLHNIGPTQEGQPFFHPVGHTIDGVSILAFTSINDLEDYLLDPGVVRLAEAESKLVADDASEYWTALAYQVVNQIFPETATR, from the coding sequence GTGTCCAGTACTTCCGCCGAAAGTCAGTTTCGTTCGCCTTATCTGAAAACCTACCGTTCGTACGATGAGCCTTTGACGGTCATCTGCTCGCTGCTGTCCCGCGCGGACAACGCGCCGCTCGACGAGCGCCGCCGAGATCCGAACCTGCTGCTGAACCCCACGGGCGAACTGATCAAGGATCCCGCCGTCGAAACGAGCGCCTTCGAGCGCAACCCGAATCTTGCGTTCGAAAAATGGACCGAGTATTGGCGCAAGGTGCACGGACCGCGCTTCGTCTATGCTCAGCCGCCCGAGGCGAACGGCATCCAGCACCTGCTTCGCTACGACCAGATTCACCGGTTGCCGGCCGGCCCATCGAGCGGCGCACCGCTGCCGTACGAGCCGCCCGTCGACCGTGACGGCAAGCTGTTCGATACCGTAATCGGCCATATTCCCGAATACCGCCGTCCGCAGTGGGACGGCATCGCATACCTCGGCTTCGAGAACGTCGAAGGGCTGCAGGCGGTATTCAGTCAGCCGGAAATCGCAGCCAAAGTCTTGCCCGAAGACCAGGCGATTTTCCGCGAGCTGTGCCCGGTGCTCGCCCGGCAGCACATCATCGTGCCGAGCGAAACGCAGCGCGAGTCGTTTCTGCTCATCAAGGTCGCGCGTCGCCACGCATCGCTGTCCCGCGCCGATTTCCACGACGCCTGGTTGAACCAGTACGCGAAGCAGGTGCTCGCCCAGCCGGCGACGAGCCGCTATGTCAAGCGCTACGTTCAGTTGCACAACATCGGTCCGACGCAGGAAGGGCAGCCGTTCTTCCATCCGGTCGGGCACACGATCGACGGCGTGTCGATCCTCGCGTTCACTTCGATCAACGATCTCGAGGATTACCTGCTCGATCCCGGCGTCGTGCGGCTTGCCGAAGCAGAATCAAAACTCGTCGCGGACGATGCGAGCGAATACTGGACGGCGCTCGCATACCAGGTGGTCAATCAGATTTTTCCGGAAACGGCGACACGATGA
- a CDS encoding class II 3-deoxy-7-phosphoheptulonate synthase: MTHPDWFPSSWRERPIHQVPSYPDAEKLAASEEQLRRLPPLVLAAEIRDLKAQLADVARGKAFLLQGGDCAESFAEFHPNAVRDLLRVFLQMSTVLAFSTGLPVVKVGRIAGQFAKPRSSPDETVGDVTLPSYRGDIINGIEFTAAARRPDPERVLKAYSQAAATLNLLRALSHGGFADMRQVQEWNAGFVASAPQGQRYRQIACRIEQALVFMNACRVSPESVRSLRETDLYTSHDALLLHYEEALTRQDALTEEWYDCSAHMLWIGERTRGADDAHIEFLRGVSNPIGLKCGPTIKPDDLLRLIDALNPDNEPGRLTLIARMGAEKLPELLPRLVRMTKSEGREVIWSIDPMHGNTIKSASGYKTRRFESILLEVERFFDVHEAERTHAGGLHLEMTGTDVTECTGGGQQIRDDQLCERYHTHCDPRLNGSQALELAFLVSEKLSARRDPRENLQHDEVA, translated from the coding sequence ATGACGCATCCTGACTGGTTCCCATCGTCCTGGCGCGAGCGGCCGATCCACCAGGTGCCGAGCTATCCCGACGCGGAGAAGCTCGCGGCGTCGGAGGAGCAGCTCAGGCGGTTGCCGCCGCTCGTGCTCGCCGCAGAAATTCGCGACCTCAAGGCGCAGCTCGCGGACGTCGCGCGCGGCAAGGCCTTCCTCCTGCAAGGGGGGGATTGCGCGGAGTCGTTCGCCGAGTTTCATCCGAACGCGGTGCGCGATTTGCTCCGCGTGTTCCTGCAGATGTCGACGGTGCTCGCGTTCAGCACCGGGCTTCCTGTCGTCAAGGTAGGCCGCATCGCAGGGCAGTTCGCGAAGCCCCGCAGTTCGCCCGATGAAACGGTCGGCGACGTCACGCTGCCGAGCTATCGAGGCGACATCATCAATGGCATCGAATTCACGGCGGCCGCGAGGAGACCGGATCCCGAGCGCGTGCTCAAGGCTTATTCCCAGGCGGCCGCGACGCTCAACCTGTTGCGCGCGTTGAGCCATGGCGGGTTCGCCGACATGCGTCAAGTACAGGAATGGAATGCCGGTTTCGTCGCGTCCGCGCCGCAGGGGCAGCGTTATCGGCAGATCGCGTGCCGAATCGAACAGGCGCTCGTGTTCATGAACGCGTGCCGCGTATCGCCGGAGTCGGTGCGCTCGCTGCGTGAAACCGATCTCTACACGAGCCACGACGCGCTACTCCTGCATTACGAAGAGGCGTTGACTCGACAGGACGCGCTGACGGAGGAATGGTACGACTGCTCCGCGCACATGTTATGGATCGGCGAGCGCACGCGCGGCGCCGACGACGCGCACATCGAGTTCCTGCGCGGCGTCTCGAATCCGATCGGACTCAAATGCGGTCCGACGATCAAGCCCGACGATCTGTTGCGGCTGATCGACGCGCTCAATCCGGACAACGAGCCCGGCCGCCTCACGCTGATCGCGAGAATGGGCGCGGAAAAGCTTCCCGAGTTGCTGCCGCGCCTCGTGCGAATGACGAAGAGCGAAGGGCGCGAAGTGATCTGGTCGATCGATCCGATGCACGGCAACACGATCAAGTCGGCGTCCGGATACAAGACGCGCCGCTTCGAGAGCATCCTGCTCGAGGTCGAACGCTTCTTCGACGTCCACGAGGCGGAACGCACGCACGCGGGCGGCCTGCATCTCGAAATGACGGGAACCGACGTGACGGAATGCACCGGCGGCGGGCAGCAGATTCGCGACGATCAGTTGTGCGAACGCTATCACACACATTGCGATCCGCGCCTGAACGGATCGCAGGCACTCGAGCTCGCGTTCCTGGTTTCGGAAAAACTGTCGGCGAGGCGCGATCCGCGCGAAAACCTGCAACACGACGAAGTCGCGTGA
- a CDS encoding 12-oxophytodienoate reductase — MSTTNVSNFDIIFEPVSLGGLRVPNRIVMAPMTRRQSPGGIPDREVARYYAKRAEGGVGFIITEGTYVDHPVAGGFADVPHCFGQQALDGWRRVVEGVHDAGSAIAAQLWHLGNVRRRGTPPHPELPSIGPERIVEDGVVAVEKMTDADARDIAASFARAACDAVETGFDAIELHGAHGYLFDQFLWAKMNTRADAYGGSLENRLRLSTEVAAAVRKAVGASVPIIFRFSQWKVQDYTAHIVESSGELKTMLDALVAAGVDIFDVSTRRFWEPAFPSESDADLASLVRKLSGKPVIMVGSVGIDNAFSAAQVRGAEGLSVGVENLDRAVARIEAGRADCIALGRALLADPAWPAKVRAGEYDRIVPYRKDMFSTLT, encoded by the coding sequence ATGTCGACGACGAACGTCTCGAATTTCGACATCATTTTTGAACCGGTTTCGCTGGGCGGCCTGCGCGTGCCCAACCGTATCGTCATGGCGCCGATGACCCGGCGGCAATCACCGGGCGGCATTCCCGACCGCGAAGTCGCACGCTATTACGCGAAGCGCGCCGAAGGCGGCGTCGGCTTCATCATCACCGAAGGAACGTATGTCGATCATCCGGTCGCCGGCGGATTCGCCGACGTGCCGCATTGCTTCGGCCAGCAAGCGCTCGACGGCTGGAGGCGCGTCGTGGAAGGCGTGCATGATGCCGGAAGCGCGATCGCGGCGCAGCTCTGGCACCTAGGCAACGTGCGTCGGCGCGGCACGCCGCCTCATCCGGAATTGCCGAGCATCGGGCCCGAGCGCATCGTCGAAGACGGCGTGGTCGCGGTCGAGAAGATGACGGACGCCGACGCGCGCGACATCGCTGCATCGTTCGCGCGCGCCGCCTGCGACGCGGTCGAAACCGGCTTCGACGCGATCGAACTGCATGGCGCGCACGGCTATCTGTTCGATCAGTTCCTGTGGGCGAAAATGAACACGCGCGCCGACGCATACGGCGGCTCGCTCGAGAACCGCCTGCGGCTGTCGACCGAGGTCGCCGCGGCGGTGCGAAAGGCAGTCGGCGCGAGCGTGCCGATCATCTTCAGATTCTCGCAATGGAAGGTGCAGGACTACACCGCGCATATCGTCGAATCGTCGGGCGAGCTCAAGACGATGCTCGATGCGCTCGTTGCCGCGGGTGTCGACATCTTCGACGTCAGCACGCGCCGTTTCTGGGAGCCCGCGTTCCCGTCCGAAAGCGACGCCGATCTCGCGTCGCTCGTGCGGAAGCTGTCCGGCAAGCCGGTGATCATGGTCGGGAGCGTCGGGATCGACAATGCATTCTCGGCGGCGCAGGTGCGCGGCGCGGAAGGTCTGTCGGTCGGCGTCGAGAATCTCGATCGCGCGGTGGCGCGAATCGAGGCGGGCAGGGCGGATTGCATCGCGCTCGGCCGCGCTTTGCTGGCCGACCCGGCGTGGCCCGCGAAGGTGCGCGCGGGCGAGTACGATCGGATCGTCCCGTATCGCAAGGACATGTTCTCGACGTTGACCTGA